The following are encoded together in the Streptomyces rapamycinicus NRRL 5491 genome:
- a CDS encoding cytochrome P450 family protein gives MAEETSRAPEVLGEDFIRDPYPVYARLRERTPVARVVLGGAPMSLVLRHEAARAALTDPKLHKDPERCARLAAEHAGVDPVEQPAAKSPGRRMLVEHMLGMDPPHHTRLRKLVAKAFTARQIQALRPRIEHTVGALLDDIAGQGEVDLLKVFAFPLPLTVISEMIGVPEADQAAFGAWSNALTVAVQPQEMHRIADQMAEYLTGLIAAKRAAPADDLISGLIQARDDEDRLSENELVSMVFQLLVAGYETTAHLIGNGTLALLRHPDQLAALRADRSLLRGAVEEFCRYDNSLHLSTLSVTTEPVEIAGVRVPADEFVIVSLGAANHDPERFEDPERFDIRRETGGHLAFGHGIHHCMGAPLARLQAEIAVGALLDRFPRIELAVAPEELRREVNLTRGLESLPVRLG, from the coding sequence ATGGCCGAGGAGACCAGCCGGGCGCCGGAGGTGCTGGGTGAGGACTTCATCCGCGACCCGTACCCGGTGTACGCCCGGCTCCGCGAGCGGACCCCGGTGGCGCGGGTCGTGCTCGGCGGGGCACCGATGTCGCTGGTGCTCCGCCATGAGGCGGCGCGCGCCGCGCTGACCGATCCGAAGCTGCACAAGGACCCCGAGCGCTGTGCCCGGCTGGCCGCCGAGCACGCGGGCGTCGACCCCGTCGAGCAGCCCGCCGCGAAGTCGCCCGGCCGGCGGATGCTGGTGGAGCACATGCTGGGCATGGACCCGCCCCACCACACCCGGCTGCGCAAGCTGGTGGCCAAGGCGTTCACCGCACGGCAGATCCAGGCGCTCCGGCCGCGGATCGAGCACACGGTCGGTGCCCTGCTCGACGACATCGCGGGGCAGGGCGAGGTGGATCTGCTGAAGGTGTTCGCCTTCCCGCTGCCGCTCACCGTGATCTCCGAGATGATCGGCGTCCCCGAGGCCGACCAGGCCGCCTTCGGAGCGTGGTCCAACGCGCTGACCGTGGCCGTCCAGCCGCAGGAGATGCACCGCATCGCCGACCAGATGGCGGAGTACCTCACCGGGCTGATCGCCGCCAAGCGGGCGGCCCCGGCCGACGACCTGATCAGCGGGCTGATCCAGGCGCGGGACGACGAGGACCGGCTCAGCGAGAACGAGCTGGTGTCGATGGTCTTCCAGCTCCTGGTGGCCGGTTACGAGACCACCGCGCATCTGATCGGCAACGGGACGCTCGCCCTGCTGCGCCACCCGGACCAGCTCGCCGCCCTGCGCGCGGACCGGTCGCTGCTGCGGGGCGCGGTCGAGGAGTTCTGCCGCTACGACAACTCGCTGCACCTGAGCACGCTCTCGGTGACCACGGAACCGGTGGAGATCGCCGGTGTCCGCGTCCCGGCCGACGAGTTCGTCATCGTCTCGCTCGGCGCGGCCAATCACGACCCCGAACGCTTCGAGGACCCCGAGCGGTTCGACATCCGCCGGGAGACCGGTGGGCATCTGGCGTTCGGCCACGGCATTCACCACTGCATGGGCGCGCCCCTCGCCCGGCTGCAGGCCGAGATCGCCGTGGGCGCGCTGCTCGACCGCTTCCCGCGGATCGAACTCGCCGTGGCGCCGGAGGAGTTGCGCCGCGAGGTGAACCTGACCCGGGGGCTGGAGTCACTGCCGGTCCGGCTCGGCTGA
- a CDS encoding prephenate dehydrogenase — protein sequence MRTAVVVGTGLIGTSIALALSRWGVLVYLDDADTTAARTAEALGAGSLEMPAGQVDLAVLAVPPASIGTVLARCQRDGLAHTYTDVASVKVRPHEEVRAAGGDPSRYIGGHPLAGAERSGPLAARADLFEGRPWVLTPSPVTDRSALNRGLELVSLCGGVPVLMDTDAHDRAVALTSHAPHLVASMMAARLEHAETEHIRVSGQGLRDVTRIAAGEPALWSDILTANADAVADVLDDYAKDLEQLIAALRALPGAESDGRRQAAADLQELLRRGNRGHARVPHKQRSRPAEYVAIPVAVPDQPGALARLFSTVGEAGVNIEDVRIEHSLDQPRGLVELLVESTSVAGLRRVLDANGWTMREKPLLVGDA from the coding sequence ATGAGAACCGCCGTCGTCGTCGGAACCGGGCTGATCGGGACGTCCATCGCCCTCGCCCTGAGCCGCTGGGGCGTCCTGGTGTACCTGGACGACGCCGACACCACGGCCGCCAGGACCGCCGAGGCCCTGGGGGCGGGCTCGCTGGAGATGCCCGCCGGGCAAGTGGACCTCGCCGTCCTCGCGGTGCCGCCCGCGAGCATCGGCACCGTGCTCGCCCGCTGCCAGCGGGACGGGCTGGCACACACCTACACCGATGTGGCCAGCGTCAAGGTGCGGCCGCACGAGGAGGTCCGCGCGGCCGGTGGCGATCCGTCCCGCTACATCGGCGGACATCCGCTGGCCGGCGCCGAGCGCTCCGGTCCGCTCGCGGCCCGCGCCGACCTCTTCGAGGGGCGCCCCTGGGTGCTGACCCCCTCGCCCGTCACCGACCGCTCGGCGCTCAACCGGGGCCTGGAGCTGGTCTCGCTGTGCGGTGGCGTCCCCGTCCTGATGGACACCGACGCCCATGACCGCGCCGTCGCCCTGACCTCGCACGCACCGCATCTGGTCGCGTCGATGATGGCGGCCCGGCTGGAGCACGCCGAGACCGAGCACATCCGGGTGTCGGGACAGGGGCTGCGGGACGTCACCCGCATCGCGGCGGGCGAACCCGCCCTGTGGAGCGACATCCTGACCGCGAACGCCGACGCGGTGGCCGACGTCCTCGACGACTACGCCAAGGACCTGGAGCAACTGATCGCCGCCCTGCGGGCGCTGCCCGGCGCGGAGTCCGACGGGCGGCGGCAGGCCGCCGCCGACCTCCAGGAGCTGCTGCGGCGCGGCAACCGGGGCCACGCCCGGGTACCGCACAAACAGCGTTCGCGGCCCGCCGAGTACGTGGCGATCCCGGTGGCCGTCCCGGACCAGCCCGGAGCGCTGGCCCGGCTGTTCTCCACCGTCGGCGAGGCCGGGGTCAACATCGAGGACGTGCGCATCGAGCACTCCCTCGACCAGCCGCGCGGCCTGGTCGAACTGCTCGTGGAGTCGACCTCCGTCGCGGGCCTGCGGCGGGTGCTGGACGCCAACGGCTGGACCATGCGGGAGAAGCCACTGCTGGTCGGCGACGCCTGA
- a CDS encoding ATP-binding cassette domain-containing protein: MDIAISAAGLRKRYGDNEVLGGIDLSVEAGTVYGLLGPNGAGKTTTVRTLSTLIKPDEGTATVAGYDVLSQAHEVRRSIGLTGQYAALDGELTGRENLVLMGTLLHMGRKRARARADEVLEMFDLTDAADRVVKTYSGGMRRRLDLGASLTGSPPVIFLDEPSTGLDPVSRNALWDMVRKQVAEGVTVLLTTQYLEEADQLADRIALIDKGLVAAEGTPDELKRKVGGERLEITVRTTEMVEAARVALARISARGSAPPVVDDSGMRVSIALETGIAGVSAAAAELQGASVEVVDFLVRRPSLDDVFLELTGAGPEAEGAGPEAELEATSR; the protein is encoded by the coding sequence ATGGATATCGCAATCTCCGCGGCGGGTCTGCGGAAGCGCTACGGCGACAACGAGGTGCTGGGCGGCATCGACCTGTCCGTCGAGGCGGGCACGGTCTACGGGCTCCTGGGCCCCAACGGCGCCGGCAAGACGACCACGGTGCGGACGCTGTCGACGCTGATCAAGCCCGATGAGGGCACCGCGACGGTGGCGGGCTACGACGTGCTGAGCCAGGCGCACGAGGTGCGCCGCAGCATCGGGCTGACGGGTCAGTACGCCGCGCTGGACGGTGAGTTGACCGGCCGCGAGAACCTGGTGCTGATGGGAACGCTGCTGCACATGGGCCGCAAGCGGGCCCGTGCCCGCGCGGACGAGGTGCTGGAGATGTTCGACCTCACCGATGCCGCCGACCGGGTCGTCAAGACCTACTCGGGCGGTATGCGCCGCAGGCTGGACCTGGGCGCCAGCCTGACCGGGAGCCCGCCGGTGATCTTCCTGGACGAGCCGTCCACGGGTCTGGACCCGGTCAGCCGGAACGCGCTGTGGGACATGGTGCGCAAGCAGGTCGCCGAGGGGGTCACCGTGCTGCTGACCACCCAGTACCTGGAGGAGGCCGACCAGCTCGCCGACCGTATCGCGCTGATCGACAAGGGGCTGGTGGCGGCGGAGGGCACGCCCGACGAACTGAAGCGGAAGGTCGGCGGCGAGCGGCTGGAGATCACCGTACGGACCACCGAGATGGTGGAGGCCGCCCGCGTCGCGCTGGCCCGGATCTCCGCGCGGGGCTCCGCCCCGCCGGTCGTCGACGACAGCGGGATGCGGGTGTCGATCGCGCTGGAGACCGGTATAGCCGGTGTCTCCGCGGCGGCGGCGGAGCTCCAGGGGGCCTCGGTGGAGGTGGTCGACTTCCTCGTGCGGCGCCCCTCGCTGGACGACGTGTTCCTGGAGCTGACCGGAGCCGGACCCGAGGCCGAAGGAGCCGGACCCGAGGCCGAATTGGAGGCGACGAGCCGATGA
- the hppD gene encoding 4-hydroxyphenylpyruvate dioxygenase gives MTAHDVEYIEIYTSDQRKTTDYFVSGMGFQEEARCRTGALESILLRQKEIQLVITSGPGTADFLAEHGDGIADIAFACEDPLAAHRGALAAGARDLTSGNPAGPAVSGFGAVRHTLLKRSADQPHGRPPGRDWVTSPEGAARTGTATELRLLDHIAVCLDAGTLHDTVRYYIDGFGFEQYSSEYVAVGEQAMDSIVVRSPSSGITFTIIEPDSTKKPGQIDEFLERNGGPGVQHLAFLVDEIIPAVVEFETRGIEFLQTPGTYYDALAERIDNLDETITDLRKTNVLADRDEWGYLLQLFTRSPYERRTLFFELIQRHGAQGFGSSNIRALYEAVERARAANS, from the coding sequence GTGACCGCGCATGACGTCGAGTACATCGAGATCTACACCAGCGATCAGCGGAAAACCACGGACTATTTCGTGTCCGGTATGGGTTTTCAGGAAGAGGCCCGGTGCCGGACCGGCGCGCTGGAATCGATCCTGCTCCGCCAAAAGGAAATCCAGCTCGTCATCACCTCGGGACCGGGCACGGCCGACTTCCTCGCCGAACACGGTGACGGCATCGCCGACATCGCCTTCGCCTGCGAGGACCCCCTCGCGGCCCACCGGGGCGCCCTGGCCGCCGGCGCCCGCGATCTGACCTCCGGCAACCCGGCCGGCCCCGCCGTCTCCGGCTTCGGCGCCGTCCGCCACACCCTCCTCAAGCGCTCCGCGGACCAACCGCACGGGCGGCCCCCGGGCCGGGACTGGGTCACCTCGCCGGAGGGCGCCGCCCGGACCGGCACCGCGACCGAACTGCGGCTGCTCGACCACATCGCGGTCTGTCTCGACGCCGGCACCCTGCATGACACGGTCCGGTACTACATCGACGGATTCGGCTTCGAGCAGTACTCCAGCGAGTATGTCGCCGTCGGCGAGCAGGCCATGGACTCCATCGTGGTGCGCAGCCCCTCGTCCGGGATCACCTTCACCATCATCGAGCCCGACTCCACCAAGAAGCCGGGCCAGATCGACGAATTCCTGGAGCGGAACGGCGGCCCGGGGGTGCAGCACCTGGCGTTCCTCGTGGACGAGATCATCCCGGCCGTCGTCGAGTTCGAGACCCGGGGCATCGAGTTCCTGCAGACCCCCGGCACCTACTACGACGCCCTCGCCGAGCGGATAGACAACCTCGACGAGACCATCACCGATCTGCGCAAGACCAATGTGCTCGCCGACCGCGACGAGTGGGGCTACCTGCTGCAGCTCTTCACCCGCTCGCCCTACGAGCGGCGCACGCTGTTCTTCGAACTCATCCAGCGCCACGGGGCCCAGGGCTTCGGAAGCTCCAACATCCGCGCGCTGTACGAGGCGGTCGAGCGCGCCCGGGCGGCCAACTCGTGA
- a CDS encoding aminotransferase class I/II-fold pyridoxal phosphate-dependent enzyme, with protein MTGRTAPSGVSRPPLSLDEYAERARARLDPAVWDFIEGGAGEERTLAANRAAFDRIRLSPRVLTGAGECDPSTTVLGRRWGAPVAVAPMAYHTLMHPDGETATARAAGAAGLPLVVSTFAGRTYREIAAATTSPLWLQVYCFRDRATTRRLIEHAAAAGIEALVLTADTPRLGRRLRDLRNDFRLPPHIAPANLPADEADYSSPSEHGRTGLDPSLDWSVIAWLRSVSGLPVLVKGVMTAEDARRAIAAGVDGIVVSNHGGRQLDGAPATLDVLAPIAAAVDGRCALLLDGGVRRGRDVLGALALGADAVLLGRPVLHGLAVAGGNGAAGVLGLVLDELSEAMTLTGTATVADADASLLAGVADTTPARLHKENPHRSVTNTSPPTASPDAITATATATATEENLHRSVADTPTTPHVTATLHKENLHRSVADTPTTPHVTATLHKENLHRSVSDPVLDTMNFLNEITGRFPDVVSFAPGRPYEEFFDKDEILDHIRRYLDHLAAGGASDEAIRTALYQYGPTAGQIRGLISDSLRADEGIDAAPGAIVVTVGAQEGMLLALRALFADPGDVLLVASPCYVGITGAASLLGVPVHPVEERADGLDVADVEAAVLAERTRGRRPRAFYVVPDHSNPSGNTMSRRAREELLELAARHDLLILEDSPYRLVSPGVQLPTLKSMDHARRVIHLGSYSKSVFPSARVGFVVADQPVRDPSGAESLLADELAKIKSMVTVNTPALSQAAVAGALLACDGRLTERNAVPAKHYGEALRVTLEQLDRHFPEDVRDRLGIGWNRPSGGFFLTVRVPFPADNAALLRSAEDHGVIWTPMAYFYPGPGGERSIRLSFSYLSPAEIEDGIARLAAFLRAEIERPGATGPTSGRDT; from the coding sequence GTGACCGGCCGCACGGCCCCCTCCGGCGTCTCCCGGCCGCCGCTGTCCCTCGATGAGTACGCCGAGCGGGCCCGCGCCCGACTGGACCCGGCGGTCTGGGACTTCATCGAGGGCGGGGCCGGGGAGGAGCGGACGCTCGCCGCCAACCGGGCGGCGTTCGACCGCATCCGGCTCAGCCCCCGGGTCCTGACCGGGGCGGGCGAGTGCGACCCGTCCACCACGGTCCTGGGACGGCGGTGGGGGGCGCCGGTGGCCGTGGCCCCCATGGCCTACCACACGCTGATGCACCCCGACGGCGAGACGGCCACCGCGCGGGCCGCGGGCGCGGCCGGCCTCCCGCTCGTGGTGAGCACCTTCGCCGGGCGGACCTATCGGGAGATCGCCGCGGCCACCACCTCGCCCCTGTGGCTCCAGGTCTACTGCTTCCGCGACCGGGCCACGACCCGGCGGCTCATCGAACACGCGGCGGCCGCCGGGATCGAGGCGCTGGTCCTGACCGCCGACACCCCGCGGCTCGGCCGCCGACTGCGCGACCTGCGCAACGACTTCCGGCTGCCGCCGCACATCGCGCCCGCCAACCTGCCAGCGGACGAGGCCGATTACTCGTCCCCGTCCGAGCACGGCCGAACCGGCCTCGACCCCTCGCTCGACTGGTCGGTCATCGCCTGGCTGCGCTCGGTCAGCGGGCTGCCCGTACTGGTCAAGGGCGTCATGACCGCCGAGGACGCCCGGCGCGCGATCGCCGCCGGCGTGGACGGCATCGTGGTCTCCAACCACGGCGGACGGCAGCTGGACGGGGCACCCGCCACCCTGGACGTGCTCGCCCCGATCGCCGCCGCCGTGGACGGCCGCTGCGCCCTGCTCCTGGACGGCGGCGTCCGCCGCGGCCGGGACGTCCTCGGCGCCCTCGCCCTGGGGGCGGACGCCGTGCTGCTGGGCCGCCCGGTGCTGCACGGACTGGCCGTGGCGGGCGGGAACGGCGCGGCGGGCGTCCTCGGCCTGGTCCTGGACGAGCTGTCGGAGGCCATGACGCTGACCGGCACCGCCACCGTCGCCGACGCGGACGCCTCGCTGCTGGCCGGAGTGGCGGACACCACCCCGGCAAGGCTGCACAAAGAGAACCCGCACCGCAGCGTGACGAACACCTCGCCGCCGACCGCATCCCCCGACGCGATCACGGCAACGGCAACGGCAACGGCAACGGAAGAGAATCTGCACCGCAGCGTGGCAGACACCCCGACCACACCCCACGTCACCGCCACGCTGCACAAAGAGAATCTGCACCGCAGCGTGGCAGACACCCCGACCACACCCCACGTCACCGCCACGCTGCACAAAGAGAATCTGCACCGCAGCGTGTCCGACCCGGTGCTGGACACCATGAACTTCCTGAACGAGATCACCGGCCGCTTCCCGGACGTGGTCTCCTTCGCCCCCGGAAGGCCGTACGAGGAGTTCTTCGACAAGGACGAGATCCTCGATCACATCCGGCGCTATCTCGACCACTTGGCCGCGGGCGGTGCCTCGGACGAGGCCATCCGCACCGCGCTGTACCAGTACGGCCCGACCGCCGGGCAGATCCGCGGACTGATCTCCGACTCGCTCCGCGCCGACGAGGGCATCGACGCCGCGCCGGGCGCGATCGTGGTGACGGTGGGCGCCCAGGAGGGGATGCTGCTGGCCCTGCGCGCGCTCTTCGCGGACCCCGGGGACGTCCTGCTGGTCGCCAGCCCCTGCTACGTGGGCATCACCGGAGCCGCCAGTCTGCTGGGGGTGCCCGTGCACCCCGTCGAGGAGCGGGCCGACGGTCTCGACGTGGCCGATGTGGAGGCCGCCGTCCTGGCCGAGCGGACCCGGGGCCGCCGCCCGCGCGCCTTCTACGTGGTGCCGGACCATTCGAACCCGTCGGGCAACACCATGTCCCGGCGCGCCCGCGAGGAGTTGCTGGAGCTGGCGGCCCGGCACGATCTGCTCATCCTCGAGGACAGCCCGTACCGACTGGTCAGCCCGGGCGTCCAGCTGCCCACCCTGAAGTCGATGGACCACGCCCGGCGGGTGATCCACCTCGGGTCGTACTCGAAGTCGGTCTTCCCCAGCGCCCGCGTCGGATTCGTCGTCGCGGACCAGCCCGTGCGGGATCCGTCGGGGGCCGAGAGCCTGCTCGCCGACGAACTCGCCAAGATCAAGAGCATGGTGACGGTGAACACCCCGGCGCTGAGCCAGGCGGCCGTCGCCGGTGCCCTGCTGGCCTGCGACGGCCGGCTCACCGAACGCAACGCGGTGCCCGCCAAGCACTACGGCGAGGCGCTCCGCGTCACCCTCGAGCAACTGGACCGCCACTTCCCCGAAGACGTCCGCGACCGGCTCGGCATCGGCTGGAACCGGCCCAGCGGCGGCTTCTTCCTCACCGTCCGGGTTCCGTTCCCCGCCGACAACGCCGCGCTGCTGCGCTCGGCCGAGGACCACGGCGTCATCTGGACGCCGATGGCCTACTTCTACCCGGGCCCCGGCGGCGAACGGTCCATCCGGCTCTCCTTCAGCTATCTGAGCCCCGCGGAGATCGAGGACGGCATCGCACGGCTCGCCGCCTTCCTCCGGGCGGAGATCGAGCGCCCCGGCGCCACCGGACCCACATCGGGACGTGACACATGA
- a CDS encoding MbtH family protein, giving the protein MSNPFEDENGSYYVLVNDERQHSLWPAFAEVPAGWTVVHGQDNRQACLDYINENWTDMRPKSLIEAMG; this is encoded by the coding sequence ATGAGCAACCCCTTCGAGGACGAGAACGGCAGCTACTACGTGCTGGTCAACGACGAGCGGCAGCACTCGCTGTGGCCGGCCTTCGCGGAGGTGCCCGCGGGCTGGACCGTCGTCCATGGCCAGGACAACCGCCAGGCGTGCCTGGACTACATCAACGAGAACTGGACCGACATGCGGCCCAAGAGCCTGATCGAGGCGATGGGCTGA
- a CDS encoding ABC1 kinase family protein has product MTWLAATSIDDLSFGLLIVLIAVSSLGVFVFGVSAISGRLLGIRVGPLRALGAGLVGLGAMLVFKPTMHDQQSMGVLYGVQVGVSVLAAMATLVLAEVFLPRGSWALPMRLWRAMRSRLRRTRRYSQISRIFMRHGLSRPLRSRHSLERALRPGEFGERMARGLRLALEECGGAFIKLGQLLSTRRDLLPSHFIDELSRLQSDVAPAPWGDVAALLRAELGRPVDDAFEWIEQVPLAAASIAQVHRAKLRGGPVVVVKVQRPGIREMVERDLDIVIAVTRGLQQRSRSSHAMGLRDLGDGFSTSVREELDFRIEANNAAVVAASCGGYEADAQVRVPRVYEEFTTARVLVQEWLEGVTFERAATVADRKGLDRHRIARTAFAAMLHQILKAGVFHADPHPGNVLLLDDGRIGLLDFGSVGRIDPSVRHALQEMLVAVDRGDRAGLHDALMALLGTRATRSEDLMLNSLLLERELGQFMAQHLGAGARPDTEMFTALFQLLARFGLAVPPEVAAVFRALATIEGTLGRITPDFNMIDEARAIAVDLLTDRLRFRATGAGSEEEGGLASGFSSLARSATHEFLSALPMLRRLPRRAERIGASLEEGRFTVRVRVLADERERRFVSGLIHQMTVTLLGACTGLMGVVLVVFGTGRGPRVTAEVELFPLLGYQMLAVSAILMLRALYTAIRRPNTHDTF; this is encoded by the coding sequence ATGACCTGGCTGGCTGCCACCAGCATCGACGACCTGTCCTTCGGGTTGCTGATCGTGCTGATCGCCGTGTCGTCGCTGGGCGTCTTCGTCTTCGGCGTCTCGGCGATCTCCGGTCGGCTGCTCGGCATCCGGGTGGGCCCGCTGCGCGCCCTCGGCGCCGGTCTGGTCGGGCTGGGCGCGATGCTCGTCTTCAAACCGACCATGCACGACCAGCAGAGCATGGGCGTGCTGTACGGCGTGCAGGTCGGGGTGTCCGTCCTCGCCGCGATGGCCACCCTGGTGCTGGCCGAGGTCTTCCTGCCGCGCGGCAGCTGGGCGCTGCCCATGCGGCTGTGGCGCGCGATGCGCAGCCGGCTGCGACGCACCCGCCGCTATTCGCAGATCAGCCGGATCTTCATGCGCCATGGGCTGAGCCGTCCGCTGCGCAGCCGGCACAGTCTGGAACGGGCCCTGCGGCCGGGCGAGTTCGGCGAGCGGATGGCCAGGGGGCTGCGGCTGGCGCTGGAGGAGTGCGGCGGGGCCTTCATCAAACTGGGCCAGCTGCTGTCCACCCGGCGCGATCTGCTGCCCTCGCACTTCATCGACGAACTCAGCCGGCTGCAGAGCGATGTGGCGCCCGCGCCGTGGGGGGACGTGGCGGCGCTGCTGCGCGCGGAGCTGGGCAGGCCGGTGGACGACGCCTTCGAGTGGATCGAGCAGGTCCCGCTGGCGGCCGCCTCGATCGCCCAGGTCCACCGCGCCAAGCTGCGCGGAGGTCCGGTGGTCGTGGTGAAGGTCCAGCGCCCGGGGATCCGCGAGATGGTCGAGCGCGACCTGGACATCGTCATCGCGGTCACCCGCGGCCTCCAGCAGCGGTCCCGGTCCTCCCACGCGATGGGGCTGCGGGATCTGGGTGACGGTTTCTCCACATCGGTGCGGGAGGAGCTGGACTTCCGGATCGAGGCCAACAACGCCGCGGTGGTGGCGGCGTCCTGCGGCGGGTACGAGGCGGACGCCCAGGTGCGCGTACCCCGGGTGTACGAGGAGTTCACCACGGCCAGGGTGCTGGTCCAGGAGTGGCTGGAGGGGGTCACCTTCGAGCGGGCGGCGACCGTCGCGGACCGCAAGGGGCTGGACCGCCACCGGATCGCCAGGACCGCCTTCGCCGCCATGCTCCACCAGATCCTGAAGGCGGGGGTGTTCCACGCCGATCCGCATCCGGGCAATGTGCTGCTGCTCGACGACGGGCGGATAGGCCTGCTCGACTTCGGCTCGGTGGGCCGTATCGACCCGTCCGTACGCCATGCCCTCCAGGAGATGCTGGTGGCCGTCGACCGCGGCGACCGGGCCGGTCTGCATGACGCGCTGATGGCCCTGCTCGGCACGCGGGCCACCAGGAGCGAGGACCTGATGCTCAACTCGCTGCTGCTGGAGCGTGAGCTGGGGCAGTTCATGGCCCAGCACCTGGGGGCGGGGGCGCGGCCGGACACCGAGATGTTCACCGCGCTGTTCCAGCTGCTCGCCCGGTTCGGTCTCGCCGTGCCGCCGGAGGTGGCCGCCGTCTTCCGGGCCCTGGCGACCATCGAGGGCACCCTGGGCCGGATCACCCCCGACTTCAACATGATCGACGAGGCCCGGGCGATCGCCGTGGACCTCCTCACCGACCGGCTGCGGTTCCGCGCCACGGGTGCCGGGAGCGAGGAGGAGGGCGGGCTCGCGTCCGGGTTCTCGTCCCTGGCGCGGAGCGCGACCCATGAGTTCCTGTCCGCGCTGCCGATGCTGCGGCGGCTGCCCCGGAGGGCGGAGCGGATCGGCGCGTCGCTGGAGGAGGGGCGGTTCACGGTCCGGGTGCGGGTGCTCGCCGACGAGCGGGAGCGGCGCTTCGTCTCCGGGCTGATCCACCAGATGACGGTCACGCTGCTGGGGGCCTGTACGGGGCTGATGGGGGTGGTCCTGGTGGTGTTCGGCACCGGGCGCGGGCCCCGGGTCACCGCGGAGGTGGAGCTGTTCCCGCTGCTCGGCTATCAGATGCTCGCGGTCAGCGCGATCCTCATGCTGCGCGCCCTCTACACCGCGATACGCCGGCCGAACACCCACGACACGTTCTGA
- a CDS encoding 2-hydroxychromene-2-carboxylate isomerase, giving the protein MAVKPPRWYFSLRSPYSWLAYRELTENAPDVADAIEWRPYWEPDEVSERMLADAGIQLPYVAMSKEKHFYILQDVKRATVERGLSVVWPIDTAPNWDVSHLAYLVAEDAGRGRDFIDAVYRARWENGIDISERATMAAIGHELGLDPDALAGAVDDPGIRRRGIEALRAVDRDGVFGVPFFIHRHDKFWGLDRLSGFVASVRAKTRAAAMEQRENDRGIEPALLVPAGDAGHAGGCG; this is encoded by the coding sequence TTGGCCGTCAAACCACCGCGCTGGTATTTCTCACTCCGCAGCCCCTATTCCTGGCTCGCCTACCGTGAACTCACCGAGAACGCGCCCGATGTGGCGGACGCGATCGAATGGCGCCCGTACTGGGAGCCGGACGAGGTGAGCGAGCGCATGCTGGCCGATGCCGGGATCCAGCTCCCTTACGTGGCGATGTCGAAGGAGAAGCACTTCTACATCCTCCAGGACGTCAAGCGGGCGACCGTCGAGCGCGGTCTGTCGGTGGTCTGGCCGATCGACACCGCTCCCAACTGGGATGTTTCCCATCTCGCCTATCTGGTCGCCGAGGACGCCGGCCGCGGGCGGGACTTCATCGACGCCGTGTACCGGGCCCGCTGGGAGAACGGCATCGACATCTCGGAACGTGCCACCATGGCCGCGATCGGCCATGAACTCGGCCTCGACCCCGACGCGTTGGCCGGTGCGGTCGACGATCCGGGGATCCGTCGGCGGGGCATCGAGGCGCTGCGGGCGGTGGACCGCGACGGAGTGTTCGGCGTGCCGTTCTTCATCCACCGGCACGACAAGTTCTGGGGACTGGACCGGCTCTCGGGCTTCGTCGCGAGCGTCCGTGCCAAGACCCGGGCCGCCGCCATGGAACAGCGGGAGAACGACCGCGGGATCGAGCCCGCCCTGCTCGTCCCGGCCGGTGACGCCGGCCACGCCGGTGGCTGCGGCTGA